In the Sarcophilus harrisii chromosome 3, mSarHar1.11, whole genome shotgun sequence genome, one interval contains:
- the NECAP2 gene encoding adaptin ear-binding coat-associated protein 2 isoform X2 encodes MEDSDYESVLCVKPEVHVYRIPPRTTNRGYRAADWQLDQPSWSGRLRITAKGQMAYIKLEDKTSGELFAQASVEQFPSIAVESVTDSSRYFVIRIEDGSGRRAFIGIGFADRGDAFDFNVALQDHFKWVKQQCEFAKQAQNPTPGPQLDLSFKEGQTIKLNIANMKKKEGVAGNAKSRMSGSMGMTLLPPPPGGRASAQLPPTEEHLPVGVAQAQPGLVPSTDAGLPWPQLNPTTAATADVWGDFAKAAGSCSSVSVASLV; translated from the exons ATGGAAGACAGCGACTACGAGTCGGTGCTCTGCGTCAAGCCCGAAGTGCACGTTTACCGCATCCCGCCGCGGACCACCAACCGCGGCTACAG GGCTGCAGACTGGCAACTGGATCAGCCTTCATGGAGTGGGCGACTGCGGATAACAGCAAAAGGGCAGATGGCTTACATCAAACTGGAGGATAAAACTTCAG GAGAGCTCTTCGCCCAGGCGTCTGTGGAGCAGTTTCCCAGCATCGCCGTGGAGAGCGTGACAGACTCCAGCAGATACTTTGTCATCCGGATTGAGGATGGAAGTG GGCGGCGAGCATTTATTGGCATTGGCTTTGCTGACCGAGGGGATGCCTTTGATTTCAATGTAGCGCTGCAGGACCATTTCAA GTGGGTGAAGCAGCAATGTGAGTTTGCCAAACAAGCCCAGAACCCGACTCCTGGCCCCCAGCTAGACCTGAGCTTCAAGGAGGGCCAGACCATCAAGCTCAACATTGCG AAcatgaagaagaaggaaggagtggCTGGAAACGCCAAATCCCGGATGTCGGGCAGTATGGGAATgaccctccttcctcctcctccagggGGCAGAGCTTCTGCCCAGCTGCCCCCCACCGAGGAGCACTTGCCTGTGGGAGTGGCCCAGGCCCAGCCCGGACTTGTTCCCAGTACAG ATGCCGGTTTACCCTGGCCACAGCTCAACCCAACCACTGCTGCCACAGCGGATGTCTGGGGGGACTTTGCCAAAGCTGCAGG GTCCTGCTCCTCTGTCTCCGTGGCATCTCTTGTCTGA
- the NECAP2 gene encoding adaptin ear-binding coat-associated protein 2 isoform X3 gives MRRSLRAGRRRPTVGAADWQLDQPSWSGRLRITAKGQMAYIKLEDKTSGELFAQASVEQFPSIAVESVTDSSRYFVIRIEDGSGRRAFIGIGFADRGDAFDFNVALQDHFKWVKQQCEFAKQAQNPTPGPQLDLSFKEGQTIKLNIANMKKKEGVAGNAKSRMSGSMGMTLLPPPPGGRASAQLPPTEEHLPVGVAQAQPGLVPSTDAGLPWPQLNPTTAATADVWGDFAKAAGSTSGQAQQNSNWVQF, from the exons GGCTGCAGACTGGCAACTGGATCAGCCTTCATGGAGTGGGCGACTGCGGATAACAGCAAAAGGGCAGATGGCTTACATCAAACTGGAGGATAAAACTTCAG GAGAGCTCTTCGCCCAGGCGTCTGTGGAGCAGTTTCCCAGCATCGCCGTGGAGAGCGTGACAGACTCCAGCAGATACTTTGTCATCCGGATTGAGGATGGAAGTG GGCGGCGAGCATTTATTGGCATTGGCTTTGCTGACCGAGGGGATGCCTTTGATTTCAATGTAGCGCTGCAGGACCATTTCAA GTGGGTGAAGCAGCAATGTGAGTTTGCCAAACAAGCCCAGAACCCGACTCCTGGCCCCCAGCTAGACCTGAGCTTCAAGGAGGGCCAGACCATCAAGCTCAACATTGCG AAcatgaagaagaaggaaggagtggCTGGAAACGCCAAATCCCGGATGTCGGGCAGTATGGGAATgaccctccttcctcctcctccagggGGCAGAGCTTCTGCCCAGCTGCCCCCCACCGAGGAGCACTTGCCTGTGGGAGTGGCCCAGGCCCAGCCCGGACTTGTTCCCAGTACAG ATGCCGGTTTACCCTGGCCACAGCTCAACCCAACCACTGCTGCCACAGCGGATGTCTGGGGGGACTTTGCCAAAGCTGCAGG GTCAACTTCAGGCCAGGCTCAGCAGAACTCAAACTGGGTCCAGTTCTAA
- the NECAP2 gene encoding adaptin ear-binding coat-associated protein 2 isoform X1 — protein sequence MEDSDYESVLCVKPEVHVYRIPPRTTNRGYRAADWQLDQPSWSGRLRITAKGQMAYIKLEDKTSGELFAQASVEQFPSIAVESVTDSSRYFVIRIEDGSGRRAFIGIGFADRGDAFDFNVALQDHFKWVKQQCEFAKQAQNPTPGPQLDLSFKEGQTIKLNIANMKKKEGVAGNAKSRMSGSMGMTLLPPPPGGRASAQLPPTEEHLPVGVAQAQPGLVPSTDAGLPWPQLNPTTAATADVWGDFAKAAGSTSGQAQQNSNWVQF from the exons ATGGAAGACAGCGACTACGAGTCGGTGCTCTGCGTCAAGCCCGAAGTGCACGTTTACCGCATCCCGCCGCGGACCACCAACCGCGGCTACAG GGCTGCAGACTGGCAACTGGATCAGCCTTCATGGAGTGGGCGACTGCGGATAACAGCAAAAGGGCAGATGGCTTACATCAAACTGGAGGATAAAACTTCAG GAGAGCTCTTCGCCCAGGCGTCTGTGGAGCAGTTTCCCAGCATCGCCGTGGAGAGCGTGACAGACTCCAGCAGATACTTTGTCATCCGGATTGAGGATGGAAGTG GGCGGCGAGCATTTATTGGCATTGGCTTTGCTGACCGAGGGGATGCCTTTGATTTCAATGTAGCGCTGCAGGACCATTTCAA GTGGGTGAAGCAGCAATGTGAGTTTGCCAAACAAGCCCAGAACCCGACTCCTGGCCCCCAGCTAGACCTGAGCTTCAAGGAGGGCCAGACCATCAAGCTCAACATTGCG AAcatgaagaagaaggaaggagtggCTGGAAACGCCAAATCCCGGATGTCGGGCAGTATGGGAATgaccctccttcctcctcctccagggGGCAGAGCTTCTGCCCAGCTGCCCCCCACCGAGGAGCACTTGCCTGTGGGAGTGGCCCAGGCCCAGCCCGGACTTGTTCCCAGTACAG ATGCCGGTTTACCCTGGCCACAGCTCAACCCAACCACTGCTGCCACAGCGGATGTCTGGGGGGACTTTGCCAAAGCTGCAGG GTCAACTTCAGGCCAGGCTCAGCAGAACTCAAACTGGGTCCAGTTCTAA